A window of the Macadamia integrifolia cultivar HAES 741 unplaced genomic scaffold, SCU_Mint_v3 scaffold170, whole genome shotgun sequence genome harbors these coding sequences:
- the LOC122064638 gene encoding probable 2-oxoglutarate-dependent dioxygenase AOP1 isoform X1 encodes MSFDSCKEEVQIPYIDLPKELVESKQGNEEWKELCRKMREAGEEYGCFMVVGYDGVPTELREEMFMAMKDLFDLPIETKKKNSNPQQYRGYIGNSELVPLYEGLGIDNAPCPDAAQAFTQLMWPHGNPAFCRIMNSMSRKMHELELLLRRMILESYGMPTYFDALAEVTHPIFRMIKYKSPPASDEAGLGLVAHTDKSFLTILCQDQVKGFELLTKQGHWLQFSPVQGSFLVVVGEMFKVWSNGRLHAAEHRVVMRGDKERWTRTTLFSTDPSSTWNSSTISTPTSAETHSRSMLAFDPISLSWIMIKISNIYLVKVSFV; translated from the exons ATGAGTTTTGATTCTTGTAAAGAAGAAGTTCAGATTCCATATATTGATCTTCCAAAGGAGCTGGTGGAATCGAAgcaagggaatgaagaatggaAGGAATTGTGTAGAAAAATGAGAGAAGCAGGAGAAGAGTACGGTTGCTTTATGGTGGTAGGGTATGATGGGGTCCCTACAGAACTACGTGAAGAGATGTTCATGGCCATGAAGGATTTGTTTGATCTTCCTATTGAGACTAAGAAGAAGAACTCAAATCCCCAACAATACCGTGGGTACATTGGGAATTCAGAATTGGTTCCTCTGTATGAGGGTCTAGGCATTGATAACGCACCCTGCCCCGACGCAGCTCAGGCTTTTACACAACTCATGTGGCCCCATGGCAATCCGGCTTTCTG CCGAATCATGAACAGCATGAGCAGAAAGATGCATGAGTTGGAACTACTGCTCCGGAGAATGATATTAGAAAGCTACGGAATGCCAACATACTTCGATGCGCTTGCAGAGGTCACCCACCCTATCTTTCGTATGATCAAATATAAGTCTCCACCGGCTAGCGACGAAGCGGGGCTTGGCCTGGTAGCCCACACCGATAAGAGCTTCCTAACAATTTTGTGCCAAGACCAAGTGAAGGGCTTCGAGTTACTCACCAAACAAGGCCATTGGCTCCAATTCTCACCCGTTCAAGGCTCTTTCCTTGTAGTTGTTGGCGAGATGTTCAAG GTGTGGAGCAATGGGAGACTTCATGCAGCGGAGCATAGAGTGGTGATGAGGGGAGACAAAGAGAG GTGGACGAGGACCACCCTCTTCTCTACCGACCCTTCAAGTACATGGAATTCGTCAACTATTTCAACTCCAACATCAGCAGAAACGCACTCGAGGTCTATGCTGGCATTTgatcccatctctctctcatggATTATGATAAAAATAAGTAACATCTATCTAGTAAAAGTATCTTTTgtgtga
- the LOC122064638 gene encoding probable 2-oxoglutarate-dependent dioxygenase AOP1 isoform X3 — protein sequence MSFDSCKEEVQIPYIDLPKELVESKQGNEEWKELCRKMREAGEEYGCFMVVGYDGVPTELREEMFMAMKDLFDLPIETKKKNSNPQQYRGYIGNSELVPLYEGLGIDNAPCPDAAQAFTQLMWPHGNPAFCMSRKMHELELLLRRMILESYGMPTYFDALAEVTHPIFRMIKYKSPPASDEAGLGLVAHTDKSFLTILCQDQVKGFELLTKQGHWLQFSPVQGSFLVVVGEMFKVWSNGRLHAAEHRVVMRGDKERWTRTTLFSTDPSSTWNSSTISTPTSAETHSRSMLAFDPISLSWIMIKISNIYLVKVSFV from the exons ATGAGTTTTGATTCTTGTAAAGAAGAAGTTCAGATTCCATATATTGATCTTCCAAAGGAGCTGGTGGAATCGAAgcaagggaatgaagaatggaAGGAATTGTGTAGAAAAATGAGAGAAGCAGGAGAAGAGTACGGTTGCTTTATGGTGGTAGGGTATGATGGGGTCCCTACAGAACTACGTGAAGAGATGTTCATGGCCATGAAGGATTTGTTTGATCTTCCTATTGAGACTAAGAAGAAGAACTCAAATCCCCAACAATACCGTGGGTACATTGGGAATTCAGAATTGGTTCCTCTGTATGAGGGTCTAGGCATTGATAACGCACCCTGCCCCGACGCAGCTCAGGCTTTTACACAACTCATGTGGCCCCATGGCAATCCGGCTTTCTG CATGAGCAGAAAGATGCATGAGTTGGAACTACTGCTCCGGAGAATGATATTAGAAAGCTACGGAATGCCAACATACTTCGATGCGCTTGCAGAGGTCACCCACCCTATCTTTCGTATGATCAAATATAAGTCTCCACCGGCTAGCGACGAAGCGGGGCTTGGCCTGGTAGCCCACACCGATAAGAGCTTCCTAACAATTTTGTGCCAAGACCAAGTGAAGGGCTTCGAGTTACTCACCAAACAAGGCCATTGGCTCCAATTCTCACCCGTTCAAGGCTCTTTCCTTGTAGTTGTTGGCGAGATGTTCAAG GTGTGGAGCAATGGGAGACTTCATGCAGCGGAGCATAGAGTGGTGATGAGGGGAGACAAAGAGAG GTGGACGAGGACCACCCTCTTCTCTACCGACCCTTCAAGTACATGGAATTCGTCAACTATTTCAACTCCAACATCAGCAGAAACGCACTCGAGGTCTATGCTGGCATTTgatcccatctctctctcatggATTATGATAAAAATAAGTAACATCTATCTAGTAAAAGTATCTTTTgtgtga
- the LOC122064638 gene encoding probable 2-oxoglutarate-dependent dioxygenase AOP1 isoform X2: protein MSFDSCKEEVQIPYIDLPKELVESKQGNEEWKELCRKMREAGEEYGCFMVVGYDGVPTELREEMFMAMKDLFDLPIETKKKNSNPQQYRGYIGNSELVPLYEGLGIDNAPCPDAAQAFTQLMWPHGNPAFCRIMNSMSRKMHELELLLRRMILESYGMPTYFDALAEVTHPIFRMIKYKSPPASDEAGLGLVAHTDKSFLTILCQDQVKGFELLTKQGHWLQFSPVQGSFLVVVGEMFKVWSNGRLHAAEHRVVMRGDKERYTLALFGSPKDEEVIEVANEMVDEDHPLLYRPFKYMEFVNYFNSNISRNALEVYAGI from the exons ATGAGTTTTGATTCTTGTAAAGAAGAAGTTCAGATTCCATATATTGATCTTCCAAAGGAGCTGGTGGAATCGAAgcaagggaatgaagaatggaAGGAATTGTGTAGAAAAATGAGAGAAGCAGGAGAAGAGTACGGTTGCTTTATGGTGGTAGGGTATGATGGGGTCCCTACAGAACTACGTGAAGAGATGTTCATGGCCATGAAGGATTTGTTTGATCTTCCTATTGAGACTAAGAAGAAGAACTCAAATCCCCAACAATACCGTGGGTACATTGGGAATTCAGAATTGGTTCCTCTGTATGAGGGTCTAGGCATTGATAACGCACCCTGCCCCGACGCAGCTCAGGCTTTTACACAACTCATGTGGCCCCATGGCAATCCGGCTTTCTG CCGAATCATGAACAGCATGAGCAGAAAGATGCATGAGTTGGAACTACTGCTCCGGAGAATGATATTAGAAAGCTACGGAATGCCAACATACTTCGATGCGCTTGCAGAGGTCACCCACCCTATCTTTCGTATGATCAAATATAAGTCTCCACCGGCTAGCGACGAAGCGGGGCTTGGCCTGGTAGCCCACACCGATAAGAGCTTCCTAACAATTTTGTGCCAAGACCAAGTGAAGGGCTTCGAGTTACTCACCAAACAAGGCCATTGGCTCCAATTCTCACCCGTTCAAGGCTCTTTCCTTGTAGTTGTTGGCGAGATGTTCAAG GTGTGGAGCAATGGGAGACTTCATGCAGCGGAGCATAGAGTGGTGATGAGGGGAGACAAAGAGAGGTATACGTTAGCATTGTTTGGATCACCAAAGGATGAGGAAGTGATTGAGGTGGCCAATGAGATGGTGGACGAGGACCACCCTCTTCTCTACCGACCCTTCAAGTACATGGAATTCGTCAACTATTTCAACTCCAACATCAGCAGAAACGCACTCGAGGTCTATGCTGGCATTTga
- the LOC122064638 gene encoding probable 2-oxoglutarate-dependent dioxygenase AOP1.2 isoform X4, whose protein sequence is MSFDSCKEEVQIPYIDLPKELVESKQGNEEWKELCRKMREAGEEYGCFMVVGYDGVPTELREEMFMAMKDLFDLPIETKKKNSNPQQYRGYIGNSELVPLYEGLGIDNAPCPDAAQAFTQLMWPHGNPAFCRIMNSMSRKMHELELLLRRMILESYGMPTYFDALAEVTHPIFRMIKYKSPPASDEAGLGLVAHTDKSFLTILCQDQVKGFELLTKQGHWLQFSPVQGSFLVVVGEMFKVLTTIKKRVSLDGVEQWETSCSGA, encoded by the exons ATGAGTTTTGATTCTTGTAAAGAAGAAGTTCAGATTCCATATATTGATCTTCCAAAGGAGCTGGTGGAATCGAAgcaagggaatgaagaatggaAGGAATTGTGTAGAAAAATGAGAGAAGCAGGAGAAGAGTACGGTTGCTTTATGGTGGTAGGGTATGATGGGGTCCCTACAGAACTACGTGAAGAGATGTTCATGGCCATGAAGGATTTGTTTGATCTTCCTATTGAGACTAAGAAGAAGAACTCAAATCCCCAACAATACCGTGGGTACATTGGGAATTCAGAATTGGTTCCTCTGTATGAGGGTCTAGGCATTGATAACGCACCCTGCCCCGACGCAGCTCAGGCTTTTACACAACTCATGTGGCCCCATGGCAATCCGGCTTTCTG CCGAATCATGAACAGCATGAGCAGAAAGATGCATGAGTTGGAACTACTGCTCCGGAGAATGATATTAGAAAGCTACGGAATGCCAACATACTTCGATGCGCTTGCAGAGGTCACCCACCCTATCTTTCGTATGATCAAATATAAGTCTCCACCGGCTAGCGACGAAGCGGGGCTTGGCCTGGTAGCCCACACCGATAAGAGCTTCCTAACAATTTTGTGCCAAGACCAAGTGAAGGGCTTCGAGTTACTCACCAAACAAGGCCATTGGCTCCAATTCTCACCCGTTCAAGGCTCTTTCCTTGTAGTTGTTGGCGAGATGTTCAAGGTACTCACAACTATAAAGAAGAGAGTGTCTCTAGAC GGTGTGGAGCAATGGGAGACTTCATGCAGCGGAGCATAG
- the LOC122064640 gene encoding probable 2-oxoglutarate-dependent dioxygenase AOP1: MGFDSCEGEIQIPYIDLPKELLGSKQGSEEWKELCGKVREACEEYGCFMVGYDEVSKELHEEMFMAMKDLFDLPVETKQKNTNPQPYRGYIANLELVPLFESLGIDNAPSLDETQAFTQLMWPHGNPIFCRTMNSISRKMHELELLVRRMILESYGMPTYFDALVELTHPVFRMMKYKPPPASDEAGIGLIAHTDKSFLTILCQDQVKGFELLTKQGHWLQCSPMKGSFIVVVGEMFKMWSNGRVHAVEHRVVMRGDKERYSFALFGSPKDGEVIEVASELVDDDHPLLFRSFNYSEFVNYFNSNVSSKALETYAGV, encoded by the exons atgGGTTTTGATTCTTGTGAAGGAGAGATTCAGATTCCATATATTGATCTTCCAAAGGAGCTGTTGGGATCAAAACAAGGGAGTGAAGAATGGAAGGAGTTGTGTGGAAAAGTGAGAGAAGCATGTGAAGAGTATGGATGCTTTATGGTTGGGTATGATGAGGTCTCTAAAGAGCTACATGAAGAGATGTTCATGGCCATGAAGGATTTGTTTGATCTTCCTGTTGAGACAAAGCAGAAGAACACAAATCCCCAACCTTACCGTGGGTACATTGCGAATTTAGAGTTGGTTCCTCTGTTTGAGAGTCTAGGCATTGATAATGCTCCCAGCCTCGATGAAACTCAAGCTTTTACACAACTCATGTGGCCCCATGGCAATCCGATTTTCTG CCGAACTATGAACAGCATCAGCAGAAAGATGCATGAGTTGGAACTTCTGGTCCGGAGGATGATATTAGAAAGCTATGGTATGCCAACATACTTCGATGCCCTTGTAGAGCTCACCCACCCTGTCTTTCGTATGATGAAATATAAGCCACCGCCGGCTAGCGACGAGGCGGGCATTGGCCTGATAGCCCACACTGATAAGAGCTTCCTAACAATTTTGTGCCAAGATCAAGTGAAGGGCTTCGAGTTACTCACCAAACAAGGCCATTGGCTCCAATGCTCACCCATGAAAGGCTCTTTCATTGTCGTCGTCGGCGAGATGTTCAAG ATGTGGAGCAATGGGAGAGTTCATGCAGTGGAACATAGGGTGGTGATGAGGGGAGACAAAGAGAGGTATTCGTTTGCATTGTTTGGATCACCAAAGGATGGGGAAGTGATTGAGGTGGCCAGTGAGCTGGTGGACGATGACCACCCTCTTCTCTTCCGATCCTTCAACTACAGCGAATTCGTCAACTATTTCAACTCCAACGTCAGCAGCAAGGCCCTCGAGACCTATGCTGGTGTTTGA
- the LOC122064623 gene encoding 2-oxoglutarate-dependent dioxygenase AOP2-like: MGFDSCEGETQIPCIELPKELLESKVGSEEWKELCRKVREAGEEYGCFMVSGHDGVPAELREEMFMAMKDLFDLPVETKMKNTSPQPYRGYVGNIDVIPLYESLGVEDAPCLDSAETFTERMWPHGNPAFCQTMNNLSRKIKELEILIMRMIYESYNVPTNLDALAEKTHSVFRMIQYKPPPANEETGVGLIAHTDKSFVTVVCQNQVKGLELLTKQGHWIQFSPLEGSFFVFVGEMFKVWSNGRLHAVKHRVVMRGDRERYSIAMFAIPKDEEGQIEVAHQLVDDDHPPLFRSFNNHDYFNYYVSNVNLENTLEIYAGI; the protein is encoded by the exons atgggttttGATTCTTGTGAAGGAGAGACTCAGATCCCATGTATAGAACTTCCAAAGGAGCTGTTGGAATCGAAAGTAGGGAGTGAAGAATGGAAAGAGTTGTGTAGAAAAGTGAGAGAAGCAGGTGAAGAGTACGGTTGCTTTATGGTGTCGGGGCATGATGGGGTCCCTGCAGAACTACGTGAAGAGATGTTCATGGCCATGAAGGATTTGTTTGATCTTCCTGTTGAGACCAAAATGAAGAACACAAGTCCCCAACCATACCGTGGATACGTTGGGAATATAGATGTGATTCCTCTGTATGAGAGTTTAGGCGTCGAGGACGCCCCCTGCCTCGACTCAGCTGAGACTTTTACAGAACGCATGTGGCCTCATGGCAATCCAGCTTTCTG CCAAACTATGAACAACTTGAGCCGAAAGATAAAGGAGCTGGAGATACTGATAATGAGAATGATATATGAGAGCTACAATGTGCCAACAAACTTGGATGCACTTGCGGAAAAAACCCACAGTGTCTTCCGTATGATACAATATAAGCCACCGCCGGCAAACGAAGAGACCGGGGTTGGCCTAATAGCCCACACCGATAAGAGCTTTGTAACAGTTGTGTGCCAAAACCAAGTGAAGGGCTTAGAGTTACTCACCAAACAAGGCCATTGGATCCAATTCTCACCCCTGGAAGGTTCTTTCTTTGTCTTCGTTGGAGAGATGTTCAAG GTGTGGAGCAATGGGAGACTTCATGCAGTGAAACACAGGGTGGTGATGAGGGGAGATAGGGAGAGGTATTCGATCGCAATGTTTGCAATACCAAAGGATGAGGAAGGGCAGATTGAGGTGGCGCATCAGCTAGTGGACGACGATCACCCTCCTCTCTTTCGATCCTTCAACAACCACGATTATTTCAACTATTACGTCTCCAATGTCAACTTAGAAAACACCCTCGAGATCTATGCTGGCATTTGA